A stretch of the Euzebya tangerina genome encodes the following:
- a CDS encoding MFS transporter — MERAPLYRLLSALYITQFIGVGFLLVGLTGILRENGASLESLGIIQGLGLVWAVKFLWSPVVDRFGGRRSGHYRPCLLVLQTAMVLTLLTMLGVSPDPDDFGALMALAALLVFFSATQDIAADALAVRLIAVEDRGTANGVQVAAGYVGNLLGGGLTVVVFDPFGWTAAMLLLAAMTATALVVVIRFREQDTPPLATPASLGVAYRSLRTVFHQPGAGRWALVVVPLLYLGVAVSYGLLTPALVDIGWSLTRIGVVLSLVASVPAAIGGFVGGALVSRYGRLVPVLAGSAIKVAATLALLPMFGGSRNDALIITAICVYLTSYSATTSVIYTVNMDYSRTDSAGSDYTLMSSIGMIWSFIAGGVGLGIAGAVGYVPVVIGSAVLLVVGVGVYARHLRGHENLLRQQMLERERDLVLTDATASGSR; from the coding sequence ATGGAACGCGCCCCTCTCTACCGACTGCTGTCGGCCCTGTACATCACGCAGTTCATCGGTGTCGGCTTCCTGCTCGTCGGCCTGACCGGGATCCTGCGGGAGAACGGGGCGTCGCTGGAGAGCCTCGGCATCATCCAGGGGCTGGGCCTGGTATGGGCTGTGAAGTTCCTGTGGTCACCGGTGGTCGATCGCTTCGGCGGAAGGCGGTCCGGGCACTACCGGCCCTGCCTGTTGGTCCTCCAGACCGCGATGGTCCTGACGTTGTTGACCATGCTCGGCGTGTCGCCGGATCCAGACGACTTCGGCGCGCTCATGGCGCTGGCGGCGCTGCTCGTGTTCTTCTCGGCCACCCAGGACATCGCCGCCGATGCTCTGGCCGTTCGACTGATCGCCGTGGAGGATCGCGGAACGGCCAACGGTGTCCAGGTTGCCGCTGGGTACGTCGGCAACCTCCTCGGCGGAGGACTCACCGTGGTGGTCTTCGACCCGTTCGGCTGGACCGCTGCAATGCTGCTGCTGGCTGCGATGACAGCAACCGCCCTGGTCGTTGTCATTCGCTTCCGCGAGCAGGACACACCACCACTCGCCACACCCGCATCACTCGGCGTCGCCTACCGGTCGCTGCGCACCGTCTTCCACCAGCCTGGGGCGGGCCGCTGGGCACTCGTCGTCGTGCCGCTCCTCTACCTCGGCGTCGCGGTCAGCTACGGCCTGCTGACGCCCGCGTTGGTCGACATCGGCTGGTCGCTCACGCGCATCGGCGTCGTCCTCAGCCTGGTCGCGTCGGTGCCGGCCGCGATCGGCGGCTTCGTCGGTGGGGCACTCGTGAGCCGGTACGGCCGGTTGGTGCCCGTGCTCGCTGGCTCGGCGATAAAGGTGGCGGCGACGTTGGCGCTGCTGCCGATGTTCGGTGGCTCCCGCAACGACGCGCTGATCATCACGGCCATCTGCGTGTACCTGACGTCATACTCAGCCACGACGTCGGTGATCTACACGGTGAACATGGACTACTCGCGAACCGACAGCGCCGGCAGCGACTACACGCTGATGAGTTCGATCGGCATGATCTGGAGCTTCATCGCGGGTGGCGTCGGTCTCGGCATCGCCGGTGCCGTCGGCTACGTACCGGTCGTCATCGGCTCGGCGGTGCTCCTGGTTGTCGGGGTCGGGGTGTACGCCCGCCACTTGCGGGGTCACGAGAATCTCCTTCGGCAGCAGATGCTCGAACGCGAACGCGACCTGGTCCTGACCGACGCGACAGCTAGCGGGAGCCGCTGA
- a CDS encoding siderophore-interacting protein, which yields MTDITITGFDDRAAGELQELTLHLNDEHTDTLALVAGLPDPSDGASVVAVSPDVVTFVDTNGGRHNIAFAADVSSLETLQGEFMRLLGEARASAPPDLALTSLEEEFAATAGLPTLHTTVVAIEDVSAGMRQLTLRGGLEEYEPGSPDQFVFLMTGGADGGALTDEQTFESYVEADAETRAAGAYYTVRGVRTDAHGRPAELDLWIVRHDHPGTVAAWADGVERGTPVAIWGPRSNYKPPEPTTQVALLGDETALPAIGAILDDLPADRSATAVVEVADPTHVVPLPASARIDVTWFFRDGEPAGATERLLGALEQIDAPADQTSWFGAAEVRVAGALRRHLRHDRDLPRDRVMVTGYWRR from the coding sequence ATGACCGACATCACCATCACCGGCTTCGACGACCGTGCGGCTGGAGAGTTGCAGGAGTTGACCCTGCACCTCAACGACGAGCACACCGACACACTCGCTCTGGTCGCCGGTCTGCCGGATCCCTCCGACGGTGCGTCCGTTGTCGCAGTGTCGCCGGACGTGGTCACCTTCGTCGACACCAACGGCGGTCGCCACAACATCGCCTTCGCCGCAGATGTGTCATCGCTGGAGACCCTCCAAGGGGAGTTCATGCGGCTGCTCGGCGAAGCGCGGGCTTCTGCGCCGCCCGATCTGGCGCTGACCTCGCTGGAAGAGGAGTTCGCAGCCACGGCTGGTCTGCCGACCCTGCACACCACCGTCGTCGCAATCGAGGACGTCTCAGCCGGGATGCGTCAACTGACCCTACGGGGAGGGCTTGAGGAGTACGAGCCGGGTTCCCCCGACCAGTTCGTGTTCCTGATGACGGGTGGGGCGGACGGCGGAGCCCTGACCGACGAGCAGACCTTCGAGTCCTACGTCGAGGCTGACGCGGAGACCCGTGCCGCTGGCGCGTACTACACGGTGCGAGGTGTTAGGACCGATGCCCACGGGCGACCGGCGGAACTCGATCTATGGATCGTGCGCCATGACCACCCCGGCACCGTTGCGGCGTGGGCCGACGGCGTCGAGCGAGGCACACCCGTCGCGATCTGGGGGCCCCGCAGCAACTACAAGCCGCCCGAACCAACCACGCAGGTCGCCCTGCTTGGAGACGAGACGGCCCTACCGGCCATCGGGGCCATCCTCGACGATCTGCCTGCTGACCGGTCGGCCACTGCTGTCGTTGAGGTTGCCGACCCCACCCACGTCGTTCCGCTGCCGGCAAGCGCGCGCATCGATGTGACCTGGTTCTTCCGCGACGGAGAACCTGCCGGCGCAACCGAGCGCCTGCTCGGGGCTCTCGAACAGATTGACGCTCCCGCGGATCAGACCAGTTGGTTCGGAGCGGCCGAGGTGCGGGTCGCGGGCGCGCTTCGACGCCACCTTCGACACGACCGCGACCTTCCCCGTGACCGGGTGATGGTCACCGGCTACTGGCGTCGCTGA
- a CDS encoding Fur family transcriptional regulator: MAHTRTPSEQVQPAPTAGRLREAGLRATQPRRALLDWLDATAGHHAAEGIVEGTGLPKATVYHVLAQLREAGLVLVAETGSGGVLYETAARAHDHFVCQTCEVVIDVPRDDRDTPIPPDLAEPSTSAGIAMVDHAVLILKGTCQDCA; encoded by the coding sequence GTGGCCCACACTCGGACGCCGTCAGAGCAGGTCCAACCCGCCCCGACGGCTGGCCGCCTGCGCGAGGCCGGACTCCGGGCAACGCAGCCTCGACGGGCCCTGCTCGACTGGCTTGATGCCACCGCGGGGCACCACGCCGCGGAGGGGATCGTCGAGGGCACCGGCCTGCCGAAGGCGACCGTCTATCACGTGCTCGCCCAGTTGCGCGAGGCCGGGTTGGTCCTCGTCGCGGAGACGGGCTCGGGAGGGGTGCTGTACGAAACCGCTGCCCGCGCGCACGATCACTTCGTCTGCCAGACCTGCGAGGTGGTCATCGACGTCCCTCGTGACGACCGGGACACGCCCATCCCCCCGGACCTCGCTGAGCCCAGCACGTCGGCCGGCATCGCGATGGTCGATCACGCCGTCCTCATCCTGAAGGGGACGTGCCAGGACTGCGCCTAG
- a CDS encoding TA system VapC family ribonuclease toxin, which produces MIVDANVLLYARNADDPSHDRARRWLESALNGEARVGLPWLSLSAFYRIATNPRALQHPLSPASAADQIRAWRSAPRAWTPSAGAGFDEVFLDVLTKHEVRGPLTTDALLAALARHHGVAVVSTDADFARFDVQWINPLA; this is translated from the coding sequence GTGATCGTCGACGCGAACGTGCTGCTGTACGCACGCAACGCTGACGACCCGAGCCACGACCGTGCGCGACGATGGCTCGAGTCGGCGCTCAACGGCGAGGCTCGAGTGGGCCTGCCGTGGCTGTCCCTCTCGGCCTTCTACCGGATCGCCACCAACCCGAGGGCCCTGCAGCATCCGCTCTCACCCGCGAGTGCCGCTGATCAGATTCGCGCGTGGCGGTCGGCTCCTCGGGCGTGGACACCGTCAGCCGGAGCCGGCTTCGATGAGGTCTTTCTGGACGTGTTGACCAAGCACGAGGTCAGGGGTCCGCTGACGACCGACGCCCTTCTCGCCGCACTGGCCCGGCATCACGGTGTCGCCGTGGTGTCGACAGATGCGGACTTTGCAAGGTTTGATGTCCAGTGGATCAACCCGTTGGCGTAG
- a CDS encoding Dps family protein, with amino-acid sequence MSTVSPDTTPGTQIETSLTPQAVAAVAAVMQPTVTDLIDLALTGKQLHWAVVGPRFKPVHEHLDELIEEYREYSDTVAEYLSTIGVVPDGRAVRVAGDTPMDPVDATFMTDDAVIDLMTARIKGVATSLRQRSAQVADADSAAEDLLIEITRVLDKQLWMTSAQR; translated from the coding sequence ATGAGCACCGTCAGCCCCGACACCACGCCCGGAACCCAGATCGAGACCAGCCTCACACCGCAGGCTGTGGCGGCTGTGGCCGCGGTGATGCAGCCGACCGTCACCGATCTCATCGATCTCGCCCTGACCGGCAAGCAGCTGCACTGGGCCGTCGTCGGGCCGCGCTTCAAGCCGGTCCATGAGCACCTGGACGAGCTGATCGAGGAGTACCGCGAGTACAGCGACACCGTCGCCGAGTACCTCTCGACCATCGGCGTCGTGCCCGATGGCCGGGCTGTCCGAGTCGCCGGCGACACCCCCATGGACCCGGTGGACGCGACGTTCATGACCGATGATGCGGTGATCGACCTCATGACGGCTCGGATCAAGGGTGTGGCGACCAGCCTGCGGCAGCGGTCAGCTCAGGTCGCAGACGCGGACAGCGCCGCGGAGGACCTCCTCATCGAGATCACGCGAGTCCTCGACAAGCAGCTGTGGATGACGTCGGCCCAACGGTAG
- a CDS encoding TetR/AcrR family transcriptional regulator has product MPRAAARSADRSDELSGEDGLTREAVLAAGVEIVAEEGFQRLSMRRLASRLGVWPTAIYHYLPDRQQVGEAIADTIMSTVVTPPETVEPIEWLRAMAWDMRRVGLANPGLAAYLMEAGATGPHGLALGDGIAARLHDLGHVGDELAQAYNLFLTWLTAAIGKTDRFMQRGGAEGVADTMAFMAALDVEEYPSLAAMQDGFLAMPEDPDSVFEWSLERMLRSLASTSTA; this is encoded by the coding sequence ATGCCACGCGCTGCTGCCCGTTCCGCTGATCGCTCTGACGAGCTATCGGGCGAGGACGGTCTCACTCGGGAGGCCGTCCTCGCGGCCGGCGTTGAGATTGTCGCCGAAGAGGGCTTTCAGCGCCTGTCGATGCGCCGCCTGGCCAGCCGTCTGGGTGTGTGGCCAACCGCGATCTACCACTACCTACCCGATCGGCAGCAGGTCGGCGAGGCGATCGCCGACACGATCATGAGCACCGTCGTGACGCCGCCCGAGACGGTCGAGCCCATCGAGTGGTTGCGAGCCATGGCCTGGGACATGCGACGCGTTGGCCTTGCCAACCCGGGCTTGGCGGCGTACTTGATGGAGGCCGGCGCGACAGGACCACATGGCCTGGCTCTTGGCGATGGCATCGCGGCCCGCCTGCATGACTTGGGGCACGTTGGCGACGAGTTGGCTCAGGCCTACAACCTGTTCCTCACCTGGCTCACCGCGGCCATCGGCAAGACCGATCGGTTCATGCAGCGTGGCGGTGCCGAGGGCGTGGCGGACACGATGGCGTTCATGGCCGCACTCGATGTCGAGGAGTACCCAAGCCTCGCGGCCATGCAGGACGGCTTTCTGGCCATGCCGGAAGACCCAGACTCGGTCTTCGAGTGGAGTTTGGAGCGCATGTTGAGGTCCTTGGCCTCAACAAGCACCGCCTGA
- a CDS encoding ATP-binding cassette domain-containing protein, whose protein sequence is MDATGSRELAGRSVDQLSGGQRQRVWIAMTLTQETPVMLLDELTTHLDVAHQGDALDALAEFNEADDRTLVIVLHDLLLVCRYAHNQIALREGKIVAEGPLTEIVTEQLVQAVFALQSQIIADPVSATPLVVPISATGR, encoded by the coding sequence ATGGATGCCACCGGTAGCCGTGAGCTGGCAGGGCGCTCCGTCGATCAGCTCTCCGGCGGGCAACGGCAGCGCGTCTGGATTGCGATGACACTAACTCAGGAGACCCCGGTCATGCTGCTGGACGAGCTCACGACGCACCTCGACGTCGCCCATCAGGGCGACGCACTGGACGCGCTGGCCGAGTTCAACGAGGCGGACGATCGCACCCTGGTCATCGTGCTCCACGACCTCCTCCTGGTTTGCCGATACGCCCACAATCAGATCGCCCTGCGCGAGGGCAAGATCGTCGCGGAGGGCCCGCTGACGGAGATCGTCACCGAGCAACTGGTGCAGGCGGTGTTCGCCCTGCAGTCCCAGATCATCGCCGATCCGGTGTCGGCCACTCCGCTGGTGGTTCCCATCTCGGCCACCGGCCGCTAG
- a CDS encoding penicillin acylase family protein: protein MPVITTPVRLLLVLALVLAVAAVPATGQDLPPLPDPLPEPDGVSVLRDSYGVPVVTADDERSLWRGAGYATAQDRLWQADVLRRLGSGRQAEVLGADFVASDVEIRTVYGGQARYTELYDAASERVRTILDGYVEGFNAWIDEATATGALPPEYLAQGITPQPWTVEDVIGQMVVIADNFGIRFPDQLDDLAELMALQQSLGEEEGAEAFADTHFLDDPTSPTTIDTAATATPIGFAGATGAGTTGPVTQVPADLPPLPAGEPFGQAMAEAARQSGVAPPPASNAVVLGPEWSADGSALLLGGPQMGYTAPQINLELALHGPNYDVTGMALPGVPLVTIGVTDTHAWTLTTGAGPSADIFAEPLSEDDPTAVDFDGEDVPLDCRIETISVAGGDPVEQQICEGVHGPVIGQADGTVFTFANPARGAELDSMEAWLDYAAADDVDSFGEAVDRNAYNFNVMYADVEGNIAYYHSGRFPVRPAGLSFLPVPGDGSAEWDGFVDPADLPRAVNPEQGWIAQWNNKPAPGWQNNGGGTSGFGPVHRVRTLLDLLEDLDTGTATTATLEDINRTAGLTAAADYSTQGSAGAVFAPNLLEGMLALVDVSADPRLADTVARLEGWDRLETDADGDGTTDDGTATLFHAWVAAVDQAVVADELDDIVGNAVTRSQVIARLLQGEDAGLPLAHDWLDGADLGEALTATLVATLDALTAEYGSDDPTTWTIDAPVLSWSSVGALQVPDTPYHNRGTYNQIVALGGGEIRSAVNVIAPGQSGDPRSPHAADQLELYATWQYKPMALTEVVRVAGDSRVTTAAQVARDTFDTPVDTVVIARADEYADALSGAPLAAQLEAPILLADTDGVPQATTDVIEELGASTAVLLGGEAALSTEVADALTDAGLSIDRVAGDDRFATAAAVAERVGGETVVIAEGADGDPSRGWPDALAAATYAGSTGVPVLLVETDALPAATASAISDLGATSALVVGGTAAVSEAVAGQIGDLVPVVERVAGVGRVETAAAMAERAVADGVPSDQVWVATGADWPDALVSGPAVAAQGGLLLLADVERASLTTDVIGEFDPNRVVVLGGTAALPSTVATELVDATRSE, encoded by the coding sequence ATGCCAGTCATCACCACGCCTGTCCGCCTTCTCCTGGTCCTGGCCCTGGTCCTCGCAGTAGCGGCCGTCCCTGCCACCGGGCAGGACCTGCCTCCGCTGCCGGATCCGCTGCCCGAACCCGATGGGGTGTCCGTGCTCCGCGACTCCTACGGCGTGCCGGTCGTCACGGCCGACGATGAGCGCTCCTTGTGGCGCGGCGCCGGCTACGCAACGGCCCAGGACCGCCTGTGGCAGGCGGACGTGCTGCGGCGGCTGGGGTCAGGCCGGCAGGCTGAGGTGCTCGGTGCCGATTTCGTCGCCTCCGACGTGGAGATCCGCACCGTCTACGGCGGTCAGGCGCGGTACACCGAGCTGTACGACGCGGCCTCGGAACGCGTTCGCACGATCCTCGACGGTTATGTGGAGGGCTTCAACGCCTGGATCGATGAGGCGACGGCCACCGGGGCGCTGCCGCCGGAGTACCTGGCGCAGGGCATCACGCCACAGCCGTGGACCGTCGAGGACGTGATCGGTCAGATGGTGGTGATCGCGGACAACTTCGGCATCCGCTTCCCCGATCAGCTGGACGATCTGGCGGAGTTGATGGCGCTGCAGCAGTCGCTGGGGGAGGAGGAGGGCGCGGAGGCGTTCGCCGACACCCACTTCTTGGATGATCCCACGTCGCCGACGACCATCGACACGGCCGCGACCGCCACCCCGATCGGGTTCGCCGGTGCCACGGGGGCCGGGACCACAGGTCCGGTGACCCAGGTCCCCGCAGACCTGCCGCCGTTGCCGGCGGGTGAGCCGTTCGGGCAGGCCATGGCCGAAGCTGCCCGGCAGTCCGGGGTCGCTCCGCCGCCGGCCTCCAACGCCGTCGTCCTGGGACCGGAGTGGTCGGCCGACGGCTCGGCACTGCTGCTCGGCGGTCCGCAGATGGGCTACACGGCGCCGCAGATCAACCTCGAGTTGGCCCTGCACGGCCCGAACTACGACGTCACCGGCATGGCCCTGCCCGGCGTGCCGTTGGTCACCATCGGCGTCACCGACACCCACGCGTGGACGCTCACCACCGGCGCCGGCCCCTCAGCCGACATCTTCGCCGAGCCGTTATCTGAAGACGACCCCACCGCCGTCGACTTCGATGGCGAGGACGTGCCACTGGACTGTCGGATCGAGACGATCAGCGTCGCCGGTGGTGATCCGGTCGAGCAGCAGATCTGCGAGGGCGTCCACGGTCCGGTCATCGGCCAGGCCGACGGCACGGTCTTCACCTTCGCCAACCCCGCGCGCGGTGCCGAGCTCGACAGCATGGAGGCATGGCTGGACTACGCGGCCGCTGATGACGTCGATAGCTTCGGCGAGGCCGTGGACCGCAACGCCTACAACTTCAACGTCATGTACGCCGACGTCGAGGGCAACATCGCGTACTACCACTCGGGTCGCTTCCCCGTGCGTCCCGCCGGCCTGTCGTTCCTGCCCGTTCCGGGTGACGGTTCGGCCGAGTGGGACGGCTTCGTGGACCCCGCCGACCTCCCCCGCGCCGTCAACCCTGAGCAGGGCTGGATTGCGCAGTGGAACAACAAGCCCGCGCCCGGCTGGCAGAACAACGGGGGTGGGACCTCCGGGTTCGGTCCGGTCCACCGGGTCCGAACGCTGCTGGACCTGCTGGAGGACCTGGACACCGGCACCGCGACGACTGCGACTCTGGAGGACATCAACCGGACGGCTGGTCTGACCGCTGCCGCGGACTACAGCACGCAGGGCTCCGCGGGTGCGGTGTTCGCGCCGAACCTGCTGGAGGGCATGCTGGCCCTGGTCGACGTCTCGGCCGATCCTCGACTGGCAGACACGGTTGCACGGCTGGAGGGTTGGGACCGGCTCGAAACCGATGCCGACGGCGACGGCACCACCGATGACGGAACCGCCACGCTGTTCCACGCTTGGGTCGCCGCGGTCGACCAGGCTGTGGTCGCCGACGAGCTCGACGACATCGTCGGCAACGCGGTGACGCGGTCCCAGGTCATCGCCCGGCTGCTCCAGGGTGAGGATGCAGGGCTCCCGTTGGCCCACGACTGGCTGGACGGGGCTGACCTCGGCGAGGCGCTGACGGCCACCCTGGTCGCCACGCTCGATGCGCTGACGGCCGAGTACGGCAGCGATGACCCGACGACCTGGACCATCGACGCACCGGTGCTGTCGTGGAGCTCGGTGGGTGCCCTGCAGGTTCCCGACACGCCGTACCACAATCGAGGCACCTACAACCAGATCGTCGCCCTGGGCGGGGGCGAGATCCGCTCAGCCGTCAACGTGATCGCCCCCGGTCAGTCCGGAGACCCCCGATCGCCGCACGCAGCCGATCAGCTGGAGCTGTACGCCACCTGGCAGTACAAGCCCATGGCCCTGACCGAGGTCGTCCGCGTGGCTGGCGACAGCCGCGTAACGACGGCAGCACAGGTTGCCCGCGACACCTTCGACACGCCGGTCGACACGGTGGTCATCGCTCGAGCCGACGAGTACGCCGATGCCCTATCAGGAGCGCCGCTGGCCGCACAACTCGAGGCTCCGATCCTCCTGGCCGACACCGATGGCGTTCCGCAGGCCACCACCGACGTCATCGAGGAGCTCGGTGCCTCAACGGCGGTGCTCCTCGGTGGTGAGGCCGCACTCAGTACCGAGGTGGCCGACGCCCTGACCGACGCCGGCCTGAGCATCGACCGAGTGGCCGGAGATGACCGCTTCGCGACGGCGGCGGCTGTTGCGGAGCGGGTCGGGGGCGAGACCGTCGTCATCGCGGAGGGTGCCGACGGCGACCCGTCACGTGGTTGGCCGGATGCCCTGGCGGCTGCCACGTACGCCGGGTCGACGGGTGTGCCGGTCCTGCTGGTGGAGACGGACGCGCTGCCGGCCGCGACCGCAAGCGCCATCAGCGATCTGGGAGCCACATCGGCGCTGGTCGTCGGTGGCACCGCGGCCGTGTCAGAAGCCGTGGCCGGCCAGATCGGTGATCTGGTCCCGGTGGTCGAGCGCGTCGCCGGGGTCGGCCGCGTGGAGACGGCCGCTGCAATGGCTGAGCGTGCCGTGGCCGATGGCGTGCCGTCGGACCAGGTCTGGGTCGCGACAGGGGCCGATTGGCCTGACGCCCTGGTATCCGGTCCGGCCGTCGCGGCGCAGGGGGGCCTGCTGCTACTGGCCGACGTCGAGCGCGCCAGCCTCACCACAGACGTGATCGGGGAGTTCGACCCGAACCGCGTGGTGGTCCTGGGCGGCACCGCGGCGCTGCCAAGCACCGTGGCTACCGAACTGGTGGACGCCACTCGATCGGAGTGA
- a CDS encoding helix-turn-helix domain-containing protein, whose amino-acid sequence MHTDADSVALVAALEARIPVIAERTIVLLTTEIEAYADLSAERASDVMAVIEGNLLVWCRAARLGRLPVDAELRPFLDGARRRARQGIGIDALLSAYGRGAAVAWETLASLVDPADPASLGAALEVSGWIVRYTDRVSTEVARAHAEELDRLAGHDPTAVQRLLDRGASDSSAWWAIVGRPEAVRAHRAAGTVVIHHVDHGLSLDPYVAALLQLDPIPRADATIGVSGPSSGPLRPALVDAATAASLADRHGRVGQVTLDDVLFEGVIEGAAGAVVQRLAMIGRTISEHDRLHRTQLTDTVTALVAADGSRRLAAGALEVHRNTLGQRLDRLAQITTHDPAGPRGLTVLAAALSLLTSPPSGSGEP is encoded by the coding sequence ATGCACACCGATGCTGACTCGGTTGCGCTGGTCGCAGCCCTCGAAGCACGCATCCCTGTCATCGCCGAACGGACGATCGTCCTGCTGACGACGGAGATCGAGGCGTACGCAGACCTGTCAGCCGAGCGCGCCAGCGACGTGATGGCCGTCATCGAAGGCAACCTGCTGGTCTGGTGCCGGGCGGCACGACTCGGTCGACTGCCCGTTGATGCGGAGCTGCGGCCGTTCCTCGACGGGGCCAGACGACGAGCCCGACAGGGAATCGGAATCGATGCGCTCCTCTCGGCCTACGGACGAGGCGCGGCGGTGGCGTGGGAGACGCTCGCATCACTGGTCGACCCGGCAGATCCAGCCTCGCTCGGCGCAGCACTGGAGGTCTCGGGCTGGATCGTCCGCTACACGGATCGGGTCTCGACGGAGGTCGCCAGAGCGCACGCCGAGGAACTGGACCGACTAGCGGGCCACGACCCAACAGCGGTCCAACGACTGCTGGACCGCGGCGCCTCCGACAGCTCCGCCTGGTGGGCCATCGTCGGGCGGCCGGAGGCGGTTCGAGCACACCGCGCGGCCGGAACGGTCGTCATCCACCATGTCGACCACGGCCTGTCGCTTGACCCCTACGTCGCAGCGCTTCTCCAGCTCGACCCCATCCCCCGGGCAGACGCCACGATAGGTGTGAGTGGTCCATCCTCCGGACCCCTACGACCAGCCCTGGTCGACGCTGCAACGGCAGCCTCCCTGGCTGATCGCCACGGACGGGTTGGTCAGGTCACGCTGGATGACGTGCTGTTCGAAGGCGTGATCGAAGGGGCCGCTGGGGCCGTCGTGCAACGTCTCGCCATGATCGGCCGTACCATCTCCGAGCACGACCGGTTGCATCGCACGCAGTTGACCGACACGGTCACGGCCCTGGTCGCGGCCGACGGCAGTCGTCGTCTCGCGGCCGGTGCGCTCGAGGTGCACCGCAACACCCTCGGCCAGCGCCTCGATCGGCTGGCGCAGATCACCACGCACGATCCTGCGGGCCCCCGTGGCTTGACGGTACTTGCGGCGGCCTTGTCCTTGCTCACCTCACCTCCGAGCGGCTCCGGCGAGCCCTGA
- a CDS encoding helix-turn-helix domain-containing protein, with product MSASQLLRTARQRCGLSQRAVAALVGTSQSAIARYESGTVVPRFDTMERILTALGHELELVPRRTMDDQCHDLALARWFRGLTVEERIDAWEGWVRLVDEVEVVSS from the coding sequence ATGTCAGCTTCGCAACTGCTCCGCACGGCTCGCCAACGATGTGGGCTCTCCCAGCGCGCAGTGGCGGCTTTGGTGGGTACCTCCCAGTCGGCGATCGCACGGTACGAGTCAGGGACGGTCGTGCCGCGCTTCGACACCATGGAGAGAATCCTCACGGCGTTGGGTCATGAACTTGAACTGGTGCCTCGGCGCACGATGGACGACCAGTGTCATGACTTGGCACTGGCACGCTGGTTCCGGGGTTTGACGGTCGAGGAGCGGATCGATGCGTGGGAGGGATGGGTGCGACTCGTCGATGAGGTCGAGGTCGTCTCATCGTGA
- a CDS encoding TMEM165/GDT1 family protein, protein MESVLTAIGVVFLAELGDKTQLVALGLGARNRLGPVLTGVAIGYLVATTLSVAIGAVLGAALPTTAVQIGGGLAFLGFALWTLRGSDDGAARDDGEPGAASNGTGAIVLRSAIALFVAELGDKTMFATATLAADARSAVAVWVGASIGILAAGAVGVVIGRVAGRALPERPVRLASAALFAVFGVLLLVQGLS, encoded by the coding sequence ATGGAGAGCGTCCTCACCGCCATTGGGGTGGTCTTCCTCGCCGAACTCGGTGACAAGACACAGCTGGTGGCACTCGGACTCGGTGCTCGGAACCGGCTAGGCCCCGTGCTGACCGGGGTGGCGATCGGCTACCTCGTCGCCACCACGCTGTCAGTCGCCATCGGAGCGGTGCTTGGGGCTGCTCTGCCCACGACCGCGGTGCAGATCGGCGGTGGGCTGGCCTTTCTGGGCTTCGCGCTCTGGACACTTCGCGGCAGTGACGACGGCGCAGCACGGGACGATGGTGAGCCAGGCGCAGCTTCGAACGGCACCGGAGCCATCGTCCTGCGCTCCGCCATCGCGCTGTTCGTCGCCGAACTCGGTGACAAGACGATGTTTGCAACGGCCACGCTGGCGGCGGACGCGCGTAGTGCTGTGGCGGTCTGGGTCGGAGCCAGCATCGGCATCCTCGCGGCCGGCGCCGTCGGGGTCGTGATCGGTCGTGTGGCGGGGCGGGCGCTTCCCGAGCGACCCGTTCGACTTGCGTCGGCGGCGCTGTTCGCCGTCTTCGGAGTGCTGTTGCTGGTTCAGGGACTCAGCTGA
- a CDS encoding CopG family transcriptional regulator — translation MRTTVNLDDDVLQAVEALRAERGLRLSEAVNELVRRAVALADQPDPAPFRQEVSSMGAALVPMDDIAAALEHLEGPAQR, via the coding sequence GTGCGCACGACGGTCAACCTCGATGACGATGTCCTTCAAGCTGTGGAGGCCTTACGCGCCGAACGTGGCCTTCGGCTCAGCGAAGCCGTCAATGAGCTCGTACGGCGGGCCGTCGCGCTGGCCGACCAGCCCGATCCTGCTCCCTTTCGTCAGGAGGTCAGCAGCATGGGTGCGGCGTTGGTGCCGATGGACGACATCGCGGCAGCGCTGGAGCACCTCGAGGGTCCCGCCCAGCGGTGA